A genomic region of Methanothermobacter sp. CaT2 contains the following coding sequences:
- a CDS encoding ATP-binding protein translates to MRPFVNIAEPHEDIMGERLSLDVFAANLWSVHKGEAPAEYQDPDVFFRKTYMTRGLRNIMDIVGDRLEGRGGDPVIQLQTPFGGGKTHTLISLYHRAGDIGASRVVLSGDALDASETTLWAEMERQLRGEVREFSGMTSPGMDKIMGLLREKQPVLILMDELLEYAVKASGVTVGESTLAGQLLAFMQELSQAASALERVSLVVTLPSSSLEHYDEAAEKLFHQLTKVLGRTEKIFTPVEDDEIYSVIRKRLFKRVDESAAIDVIEEFTEKAESEGILPEGMNAADYREVFRKSYPFQPEVIDVLYERWGSFPNFQRTRGVLRLLAMVVNRLISSSTPVIRLSDFPLESGNLKREFLRFTGNNFDSIIAADITSPDAGARIIDRELRGYEPYMIGTRIARSIFLYSFSGGGVRDGATIRDIKMACLESEIPMSIIDGALNMMIERLFYIHKQVDLYYFSAEANLNAIVLRKKENIRDEDVRDEERRLLGEITGKKIFSVYIWPSSASDVPDDMKLKLIVLEDADDCTGFLEFKGEKPRVYKNTLIFLKADDTHRYQLVEHIKTKLAWMAVESDRQLSLTDEQKREVREKIKSVSAEDRESIRNLYRMVFVPSRSGLERIDLGMASYGADVKVDYEIKSRLIEEDKLLESLDPVIIERKYLQEDYIETERILRSFHTTPGAMRIMSPSVLEEAIRKGVKRRLFGLGVLEGDPGDPKCRHIGEDCSVSLKPPEIIVNPKLCEECPPDAIDIGVGELEKRARMKMATIEILREYTEKYRGMGCEPEIVKEKLREVIDEGIQKGKLRVDGKDMPDFTEGEVLQLVEDELVEDENGHIKWIELEFTTALENMSNIIRIKRTISEDFSDVDAVAEIRIVAGDGEMDDTKYERILETFEQLGIDLKKKVRR, encoded by the coding sequence ATGAGGCCATTTGTAAACATTGCTGAGCCACATGAGGACATAATGGGGGAAAGGCTCTCACTGGACGTCTTCGCAGCCAACCTGTGGAGTGTCCACAAGGGGGAGGCACCAGCAGAGTACCAGGACCCTGATGTCTTCTTCAGGAAAACCTACATGACCCGTGGACTCAGGAACATAATGGATATCGTTGGTGACAGACTCGAGGGCAGGGGCGGCGACCCTGTGATACAGCTCCAGACACCCTTCGGTGGGGGTAAAACCCATACCCTCATATCCCTCTACCACAGGGCAGGTGATATAGGGGCTTCCAGAGTTGTGCTCTCAGGCGACGCCCTGGACGCCAGTGAAACAACACTCTGGGCTGAAATGGAGAGGCAGCTCCGTGGGGAGGTAAGGGAATTCTCAGGGATGACCTCCCCGGGTATGGATAAGATCATGGGGCTCCTCCGAGAGAAGCAGCCGGTGCTGATACTCATGGATGAACTCCTCGAGTACGCGGTGAAGGCAAGTGGTGTGACTGTTGGGGAGTCCACACTTGCAGGCCAGCTCCTGGCATTCATGCAGGAGCTAAGCCAGGCAGCATCAGCCCTCGAGAGAGTTTCACTGGTGGTGACACTCCCATCAAGTTCCCTTGAACACTATGATGAAGCCGCAGAGAAACTCTTCCATCAGCTCACAAAGGTTCTGGGGAGGACAGAGAAGATCTTCACACCCGTCGAGGACGACGAGATCTACTCTGTCATAAGGAAGAGGCTGTTTAAGAGGGTGGATGAATCAGCGGCCATTGATGTTATAGAGGAGTTCACTGAAAAGGCAGAATCTGAGGGCATCCTCCCTGAGGGTATGAACGCAGCCGACTATCGTGAGGTATTCAGGAAGAGCTACCCCTTCCAGCCAGAGGTTATAGACGTCCTCTATGAGAGATGGGGTTCGTTCCCAAACTTCCAGAGGACAAGGGGTGTGCTGAGACTACTTGCCATGGTGGTGAACCGGCTCATATCATCCAGCACACCAGTTATAAGGCTATCAGACTTTCCACTGGAGTCAGGTAACCTCAAAAGGGAGTTCCTGAGGTTCACAGGTAACAATTTTGATAGCATCATAGCCGCCGATATAACATCCCCCGATGCAGGTGCCAGGATCATTGACAGGGAACTCAGGGGGTACGAGCCCTACATGATAGGCACAAGGATAGCGAGATCAATATTCCTGTACTCATTCTCAGGGGGAGGGGTAAGGGACGGTGCAACCATAAGGGATATAAAGATGGCCTGCCTGGAGTCTGAGATCCCCATGTCCATCATAGACGGGGCCCTCAACATGATGATTGAGAGGCTATTCTACATACACAAGCAGGTGGACCTCTACTACTTCTCTGCTGAGGCCAACCTCAACGCCATAGTCCTCAGGAAGAAGGAGAACATAAGGGATGAGGATGTCAGGGATGAGGAGAGGCGCCTTCTCGGCGAGATAACAGGTAAGAAGATTTTCAGTGTCTACATCTGGCCATCTTCCGCCTCCGATGTCCCTGATGACATGAAACTCAAGCTCATAGTACTTGAGGACGCCGATGACTGTACTGGTTTCCTTGAGTTTAAGGGCGAAAAGCCCAGGGTCTACAAGAATACCCTGATATTCCTCAAGGCGGATGATACACACAGGTACCAGCTTGTTGAACACATAAAGACAAAACTTGCCTGGATGGCTGTTGAATCAGACAGGCAACTCTCCCTTACAGATGAACAGAAAAGGGAGGTGAGGGAGAAGATAAAGTCAGTCTCAGCTGAGGACAGGGAGAGTATAAGGAACCTTTACAGGATGGTATTTGTACCCTCACGTTCAGGACTTGAAAGGATAGACCTTGGGATGGCAAGCTACGGTGCAGATGTGAAGGTTGACTATGAGATAAAAAGCAGGCTCATTGAGGAGGATAAACTCCTTGAATCCCTGGATCCTGTGATAATCGAGAGGAAATACCTTCAGGAAGACTATATTGAGACAGAGAGGATACTCAGGAGCTTCCACACCACACCCGGTGCCATGAGGATAATGAGTCCCAGTGTACTGGAGGAAGCAATAAGGAAGGGTGTGAAGAGGAGGCTCTTTGGGCTCGGCGTACTGGAAGGCGACCCAGGCGACCCAAAGTGCAGACATATCGGTGAGGATTGCAGTGTCTCATTGAAGCCGCCCGAAATAATAGTTAATCCAAAACTCTGTGAGGAGTGCCCCCCTGATGCCATAGATATAGGTGTTGGTGAACTTGAAAAACGGGCCCGGATGAAAATGGCAACGATTGAGATACTGAGAGAATATACGGAGAAGTACAGGGGTATGGGGTGTGAACCTGAAATCGTTAAGGAGAAACTCAGAGAGGTCATAGATGAGGGTATACAGAAGGGTAAGCTAAGGGTTGATGGGAAGGATATGCCGGACTTCACAGAGGGTGAGGTACTGCAGCTAGTGGAAGATGAGCTAGTGGAAGATGAGAATGGGCACATTAAATGGATTGAACTGGAATTCACCACCGCCCTTGAAAACATGTCAAATATCATCAGGATCAAGAGGACCATCAGCGAGGACTTCAGTGACGTTGATGCAGTGGCAGAGATAAGGATAGTGGCAGGGGATGGGGAGATGGACGACACAAAATATGAGAGGATACTTGAAACCTTTGAACAGCTGGGAATTGATCTTAAGAAAAAGGTCAGAAGATAA
- a CDS encoding DUF1156 domain-containing protein, translating into MDERFIERTFPVSKVSENSAREKNIRHGHISTLHIWWSRKPLGSSRATIYASLIPAADDDLEEVKVKRFIEDLSLWENSLNQGMIERARRDIGEYHGRPPRVLDPFGGGGSIPLEALRLGCETYSMDLNPVAVLIQKCTLEYPQKYGVDESWADSEPPLLRDVKRWGEWVLGEAEEELSRFYPPDEDGSVPAAYIWARTLPCQNPDCGVEVPLKTGFWLVRKKNRQIALKPVVSGDGVDFEIVEDPDFDPSRGTISRAIVTCPVCGSTIPAADTRRLFQEGKAGERLIAVVLTHPRRRGKTYRLATEKDLEAYMEANGYLEKKRDELMDRWGIDPVPDEPTPRGKGSGAERAFSVRNYGLNTWGDLFNSRQKLALITFTEKIREAHHLMLDEGYDEGYAKAVTSYLGLGLSRMIDYYNSLSLWDKSQERTVHLFGRQAIPMAWDYSELNPLSPTVGSWQSMAFRRIWKVIEFLSNIKKVKEGYIIQRSASSLHFPNDYFDAVFTDPPYYDNVPYSYLSDFFYVWLKRAIGDLYPDLFITPLTPKRGEMVAYTNDKSMDEAREEFESMLRDSFREIHRVLRPGGIANIVYAHKTTHGWETVINSLLDSGLIVTASWPIFTEQKHRLRAQSSAALASSIYIVARKPDFEKKTGYYEEVQVELKEVLGEKLEYLWEEGISGPDFFIAAIGAGLEVIGKYSEILKYNGEEVRGSRLLDDIRSVAADFAIRRILDNGFADELSPLTRFYLFYRWNFENSRVEFDEARKLAGSLGIDLNTSRAGFIRIQRGKVTVLGPDKRGEDHDTTELIDALHLAARLWSEGRKEELEKLLLETGYGTSESFYRVAQAIIEFLPNCREKQWLEGLIVNRETMMKSLKEKTRQKTLKDYK; encoded by the coding sequence ATGGATGAGAGATTCATTGAGAGGACGTTCCCAGTTTCAAAGGTGAGTGAGAATTCCGCCCGGGAAAAGAACATCAGGCACGGCCACATATCAACACTGCACATCTGGTGGTCAAGAAAACCTTTAGGAAGCAGCCGGGCCACCATCTACGCCAGCCTGATCCCGGCCGCCGATGATGACCTGGAGGAGGTTAAGGTTAAGAGGTTCATCGAGGATCTGAGCCTATGGGAAAACAGTCTGAATCAGGGGATGATTGAGAGGGCCCGGAGGGATATAGGGGAGTACCATGGTCGCCCACCACGTGTCCTGGACCCCTTCGGTGGTGGTGGCAGCATACCACTTGAGGCCCTCCGTCTGGGGTGTGAAACCTACAGTATGGACCTCAACCCGGTGGCTGTCCTGATACAGAAGTGCACCCTTGAGTACCCCCAGAAGTATGGGGTTGATGAGTCCTGGGCTGACAGTGAACCACCACTCCTGAGGGATGTTAAGAGGTGGGGCGAATGGGTCCTGGGGGAGGCTGAGGAGGAGCTCTCACGCTTCTATCCACCTGATGAGGATGGTTCAGTACCCGCAGCATATATATGGGCCAGGACACTCCCCTGCCAGAACCCTGACTGCGGAGTGGAGGTACCTTTAAAGACAGGGTTCTGGCTTGTCAGGAAAAAGAACAGACAGATAGCCCTTAAACCAGTGGTGTCCGGTGATGGTGTTGACTTTGAAATCGTGGAGGACCCTGACTTTGACCCCTCAAGGGGAACCATCTCAAGGGCCATCGTGACATGCCCGGTCTGCGGTTCAACCATACCCGCCGCTGACACCCGCAGACTCTTTCAGGAGGGAAAGGCCGGGGAGAGGCTCATAGCCGTGGTACTCACACACCCAAGGCGCCGTGGCAAAACCTACCGGCTGGCAACAGAAAAGGATCTGGAAGCCTACATGGAAGCCAATGGATACCTGGAAAAGAAAAGAGATGAACTCATGGACCGGTGGGGAATAGACCCGGTCCCAGATGAGCCAACACCCCGGGGGAAGGGTAGTGGGGCTGAAAGAGCATTTTCTGTTAGAAATTATGGCCTTAACACCTGGGGTGATCTTTTCAATTCAAGACAAAAACTTGCCCTGATAACCTTCACAGAAAAAATAAGAGAAGCCCACCATCTGATGCTTGATGAAGGATATGATGAAGGTTATGCAAAGGCAGTGACGAGTTATCTTGGGTTAGGTTTAAGTAGGATGATAGATTATTATAACTCTCTTTCTTTATGGGATAAAAGTCAAGAAAGAACTGTTCATCTTTTTGGCAGGCAAGCTATTCCAATGGCTTGGGACTACTCAGAGTTAAATCCTTTATCTCCTACTGTTGGAAGCTGGCAGAGCATGGCCTTCAGAAGAATATGGAAAGTTATAGAATTTTTATCTAATATAAAAAAAGTCAAAGAGGGTTATATAATACAAAGATCTGCGAGTTCTCTGCATTTCCCTAATGATTATTTTGATGCAGTTTTCACAGATCCACCATACTATGATAATGTCCCATACTCTTACCTATCAGATTTCTTTTACGTGTGGCTTAAGAGGGCCATCGGTGACCTCTACCCTGACCTCTTCATAACACCCCTCACCCCCAAGCGGGGTGAAATGGTTGCCTACACCAATGATAAAAGCATGGATGAGGCAAGGGAGGAGTTCGAATCCATGCTGAGGGACTCCTTCAGGGAAATTCACCGTGTACTCAGACCGGGGGGTATTGCAAACATAGTATACGCCCATAAGACCACCCACGGCTGGGAGACCGTTATAAACTCCCTCCTGGACTCCGGGTTGATAGTGACGGCTTCATGGCCCATATTCACCGAACAAAAACATAGGCTTAGAGCCCAATCTTCAGCAGCCCTTGCATCATCCATTTACATCGTGGCGCGTAAACCGGACTTTGAGAAGAAAACGGGCTACTATGAGGAGGTCCAGGTCGAACTGAAGGAGGTCCTCGGTGAGAAGCTGGAGTACCTCTGGGAGGAGGGTATAAGCGGCCCTGACTTCTTCATAGCTGCCATAGGCGCCGGCCTGGAGGTTATAGGGAAGTACAGTGAGATCCTCAAATACAATGGCGAGGAGGTCAGGGGCTCCAGACTCCTGGATGATATAAGGAGTGTCGCGGCCGACTTCGCCATAAGGAGGATCCTGGATAATGGGTTTGCAGATGAACTATCACCCCTCACAAGGTTCTACCTCTTCTACAGGTGGAACTTCGAGAACTCCAGAGTGGAATTCGATGAGGCAAGGAAACTGGCTGGTAGCCTTGGCATAGACCTCAACACCAGCCGGGCAGGCTTCATAAGGATACAGAGGGGTAAGGTCACAGTCCTAGGACCTGATAAAAGGGGTGAGGACCATGACACCACAGAACTCATAGACGCCCTTCACCTTGCAGCCAGGTTATGGAGTGAGGGCAGAAAGGAAGAACTTGAGAAACTTCTCCTAGAGACAGGTTACGGTACAAGTGAAAGCTTCTACCGTGTCGCCCAGGCAATAATAGAGTTCCTGCCAAACTGCAGGGAAAAGCAGTGGCTTGAGGGTTTAATTGTGAACAGGGAGACCATGATGAAGAGCCTCAAGGAGAAAACAAGACAGAAAACACTGAAGGATTATAAATGA
- a CDS encoding helicase-related protein yields the protein MIRGPFWPEPVRVLKSKKSGENIIIFGTTVDTNSTVNSILTREDLERVEVMRTTDFGAEPHEFFMGIESYRLRNASLFDSYLAMNTSRIDPLPFQLEAVYGYALRMPHMRFMIADDPGAGKTIMAGMIIKELKLRGVASRVLIVTPGHLKAQWQREMKDKFQENFVIMDRPYMSSRQGENPWMVENSYITSIDFAKQEDVMSSLSSTRWDLVVVDEAHKMSARIRSENKKDMTRRYRLGQILSRTSDHMLLLTATPHSGDPDAFRLLLDLLRPGFFSNPELIQEARRNRDNPLFIRRVKEELRDFDGKPIFPRRYTHTHSFNLSDAEMELYNEISRYITEQYNRAIATDRRAHAFAMMLLQRRMASSIYAVMRSLMRKRDRCIQLMENIESLSMREVSGDYSDLLSVDYSDLEERRIWEIESSLEGSTLADSIPELKAEVSTLEGLIEDAERLLKSGSETKLMELQKILEEIGHEKILIFSESKDTVDYLLEKIESWGYSVCTIHGGMSMDERIAAEDDFRRNKQVMVATEAAGEGINLQFCHIMVNYDIPWNPNRLEQRMGRIHRYKQRRDVHIYNLVAGNTREGLVMRRLLEKLDSIRQDIGSDKVYDVIGEIYTERDISRIIEMTLRGEIRDEEIEELLKPQEDILKRIMDEQLAVEVDYTRMKDIQRIIKERKLAPEYVEEFFRAVFKKMGWKYTERNGMYTLRTPRQLLRLWDDELRRRYGALRKEYRNLTFNPGVDEGEFISFGHPLLEATIRYTGKRFGDSLLRGSTFRDPSGRYRGTVWFYRGRVTDGRNESAGERVFALYDNGEEVVEVSPMILWDLVPDRHPVVDEINEEGVTAAATESVMRYMDKLKDERKRKTGIKRKYGLRSIKYLIDTSQEKLLEYYDRLDQGEDMGIAIRNEEERLEEYKERMRELEREMEMEETLTASPPELLGVIHVEAPEIPGREDIEMIGMKITMEHERRHGRIPEDVSGENLGFDVRSISDSEIRYIEVKARRGRDNVELTQNEWLKARRFRENYWLYVVYNAGTDPELTVIQDPYSNLEPLRREEVRYIVPAEQIRRMEE from the coding sequence GTGATAAGGGGCCCATTCTGGCCGGAACCGGTCAGGGTCCTTAAATCCAAGAAGAGCGGAGAGAATATAATAATCTTCGGGACCACAGTGGATACCAACTCCACTGTAAACAGCATACTCACCAGGGAGGACCTTGAACGGGTTGAGGTGATGAGGACCACGGATTTCGGGGCTGAACCACATGAATTCTTCATGGGCATCGAGTCCTACCGCCTCAGGAACGCATCACTCTTTGACAGCTACCTCGCAATGAACACATCCCGCATAGACCCCCTGCCCTTTCAGCTTGAGGCAGTATACGGCTACGCCCTAAGGATGCCCCATATGAGGTTCATGATAGCCGATGACCCCGGCGCCGGTAAAACCATAATGGCGGGGATGATCATAAAGGAACTGAAGTTAAGGGGAGTCGCCAGCAGGGTCCTCATAGTAACACCGGGACACCTCAAGGCCCAGTGGCAGCGTGAAATGAAGGATAAATTCCAGGAGAACTTCGTGATCATGGACCGCCCCTATATGAGTTCAAGGCAGGGTGAAAACCCATGGATGGTTGAGAACAGCTACATAACCTCCATTGACTTCGCAAAACAGGAAGATGTAATGTCATCCCTCTCATCAACAAGGTGGGACCTCGTAGTGGTTGACGAGGCACACAAGATGAGTGCACGGATCAGGTCGGAGAACAAGAAGGACATGACAAGGAGGTACAGACTGGGGCAGATACTCTCCAGGACATCAGACCATATGCTGCTCCTCACCGCAACTCCACACAGCGGGGACCCCGACGCATTCCGCCTCCTCCTGGACCTCCTCAGACCAGGTTTCTTCTCAAACCCTGAACTCATACAGGAGGCGAGGAGGAACAGGGATAACCCACTCTTCATAAGAAGGGTGAAGGAGGAACTCAGGGACTTCGATGGGAAACCCATATTCCCCAGGAGATATACACACACCCACAGCTTCAACCTCAGTGACGCCGAGATGGAACTCTACAATGAGATCTCACGCTACATAACAGAGCAATACAACAGGGCCATCGCAACTGATAGGAGGGCCCATGCATTCGCCATGATGCTCCTGCAGAGGAGGATGGCCTCAAGCATATACGCGGTGATGAGGTCCCTCATGAGGAAGAGGGACAGGTGCATCCAGCTCATGGAGAACATTGAATCACTATCCATGAGAGAGGTGTCTGGCGACTACAGCGACCTGCTGTCGGTTGACTACAGCGACCTTGAGGAGAGGAGGATATGGGAGATCGAAAGCTCCCTCGAGGGCAGCACACTGGCGGACTCCATCCCTGAACTTAAAGCCGAGGTTTCGACACTCGAAGGACTGATAGAGGATGCAGAGAGACTCCTCAAATCCGGATCCGAGACCAAGCTAATGGAGCTTCAGAAGATCCTTGAGGAGATAGGCCATGAGAAGATCCTCATATTCAGTGAATCAAAGGACACCGTCGATTACCTTCTCGAAAAGATAGAGTCATGGGGATACAGCGTATGCACCATACACGGCGGGATGAGCATGGATGAACGCATAGCAGCAGAGGATGATTTCCGCAGAAACAAACAGGTCATGGTTGCAACCGAGGCCGCGGGTGAGGGCATAAACCTGCAGTTCTGCCATATAATGGTCAACTATGACATCCCATGGAACCCCAACCGCCTTGAGCAGAGGATGGGGAGGATACACAGGTACAAGCAGAGAAGGGATGTACACATATACAATCTCGTGGCCGGTAACACCCGTGAGGGCCTCGTAATGAGGAGGCTCCTTGAGAAACTGGACAGCATCAGACAGGACATAGGATCGGATAAGGTCTACGATGTAATCGGTGAGATATACACCGAACGCGACATATCAAGGATAATAGAGATGACCCTCCGGGGAGAAATCAGGGATGAGGAGATAGAAGAACTCCTCAAGCCACAGGAGGATATACTTAAGAGGATAATGGATGAACAGCTGGCAGTTGAAGTGGACTACACCCGGATGAAGGATATACAGCGCATAATAAAGGAGAGAAAACTTGCACCAGAGTATGTGGAGGAATTCTTCAGAGCAGTGTTCAAAAAGATGGGGTGGAAATACACTGAGAGGAATGGAATGTACACCCTCAGAACACCCAGGCAACTCCTTCGCCTCTGGGACGATGAACTCAGAAGGCGGTACGGGGCACTCAGGAAGGAATACAGGAACCTCACCTTCAACCCCGGAGTAGATGAAGGAGAGTTCATATCCTTCGGCCACCCCCTCCTTGAGGCCACCATAAGGTACACAGGTAAGAGGTTTGGAGACTCGCTCCTGAGGGGTTCGACCTTCAGGGATCCCTCCGGCAGGTACAGGGGGACGGTGTGGTTCTACAGGGGCAGAGTCACAGATGGAAGGAACGAAAGTGCAGGTGAAAGGGTATTCGCCCTATACGATAACGGCGAAGAGGTTGTGGAGGTAAGCCCCATGATCCTCTGGGACCTCGTACCCGACAGACACCCCGTTGTTGATGAAATAAATGAGGAAGGGGTCACCGCAGCCGCAACTGAATCCGTGATGAGGTACATGGATAAACTCAAGGATGAGCGGAAGAGGAAAACAGGTATAAAGAGGAAGTACGGCCTGAGATCCATAAAATACCTCATAGACACATCACAGGAAAAACTCCTTGAATACTACGATCGCCTCGACCAGGGGGAGGACATGGGCATAGCCATAAGAAACGAGGAGGAAAGACTCGAGGAATACAAGGAGAGAATGAGGGAACTTGAAAGGGAGATGGAGATGGAGGAGACCCTCACAGCCTCACCACCAGAACTCCTCGGAGTTATACACGTGGAAGCCCCTGAGATACCGGGGAGAGAGGACATAGAGATGATAGGCATGAAGATTACAATGGAACATGAGAGGAGACACGGAAGGATCCCCGAGGACGTATCAGGGGAGAACCTTGGATTCGATGTCAGATCAATCTCTGATTCAGAGATCAGATACATTGAGGTCAAGGCAAGGAGAGGAAGGGATAATGTTGAACTGACACAGAATGAATGGCTCAAGGCCCGGAGGTTCAGGGAGAACTACTGGCTGTACGTGGTCTACAATGCCGGCACCGATCCGGAACTCACAGTGATACAGGACCCATACAGTAACCTTGAACCCCTCAGGAGAGAGGAGGTAAGGTACATTGTACCCGCTGAACAGATAAGGAGAATGGAGGAATAA
- a CDS encoding amino acid permease: protein MKPHLRRELSLFDTINLVIGTIVGADIYIVAAYGAGSLGPASILAWILAGLMAMVIALVFSEASRILPVTGGPYAYTCEALGRFAGFITGWSLWVSSWIAIAVFPIAFVYYLEYFIPLNVIWEAVIKVLFIVSLTLINIAGVGRAGKVNDVLTVLKVAPVLLFAILGAVHLALNPATLTGNYTPLAPMGLGALGGVTVLVFWAYVGFELVTVPADEVKNPERNIPLAITLGMVFVMLFYLITNAVILGLVPWGVLAASNAPLTVAGYSLMGGLGALILTAGAVFSIAGSEEAGMLSTARLLFAMSRDGFLPRALSRVHGRFGTPHVSILVQNLTALAAALTGTAAGLIELSVLTLLLPYATTCVSLGILRRRDGTGVPVKSVLGVLICIYLLLNTTPWTIIAGLLLIMGGVPLYLIFRKENLN from the coding sequence ATGAAGCCCCACCTGAGGAGGGAACTTAGCCTCTTTGACACCATTAACCTTGTAATAGGGACCATAGTGGGGGCCGACATCTACATCGTGGCGGCCTATGGTGCAGGTAGCCTTGGCCCTGCCTCCATACTGGCCTGGATCCTCGCAGGACTCATGGCCATGGTTATTGCACTTGTATTCTCTGAGGCCTCCAGGATCCTTCCTGTGACGGGGGGCCCCTACGCCTATACATGTGAGGCCCTTGGACGTTTCGCAGGGTTCATAACTGGATGGTCCCTCTGGGTTTCCTCGTGGATAGCCATAGCGGTGTTCCCCATAGCCTTCGTCTACTACCTTGAATACTTCATCCCCCTGAATGTTATCTGGGAGGCCGTCATCAAGGTCCTCTTCATAGTCTCACTCACCCTCATAAACATCGCCGGGGTTGGGAGGGCCGGTAAGGTGAACGATGTCCTCACGGTCCTCAAGGTGGCGCCGGTACTCCTCTTTGCAATCCTGGGGGCGGTGCACCTTGCCCTCAACCCCGCAACCCTTACAGGTAATTACACCCCTCTGGCACCCATGGGCCTCGGGGCCCTTGGAGGTGTCACTGTACTGGTTTTCTGGGCCTACGTTGGATTTGAACTTGTAACGGTCCCTGCAGACGAGGTTAAAAACCCTGAAAGGAACATACCCCTGGCCATAACCCTTGGGATGGTCTTTGTGATGCTATTCTATCTCATCACCAATGCCGTTATCCTTGGGCTTGTACCATGGGGGGTCCTTGCGGCCTCAAACGCACCCCTCACGGTTGCCGGCTACAGCCTCATGGGTGGGCTCGGGGCCCTTATACTCACTGCAGGTGCTGTGTTTTCGATTGCCGGTTCAGAGGAGGCCGGGATGCTCTCAACCGCCAGGCTGCTCTTTGCCATGTCCAGGGATGGTTTCCTGCCGCGTGCCCTCTCCAGGGTGCACGGGAGGTTCGGCACGCCCCACGTCAGCATCCTGGTTCAGAACCTCACGGCCCTTGCAGCCGCACTCACCGGTACAGCGGCTGGGCTCATCGAACTATCAGTTTTAACCCTTCTACTCCCCTACGCAACAACCTGCGTTTCACTGGGGATACTTCGGAGGAGAGATGGCACTGGAGTTCCGGTGAAGAGCGTCCTGGGTGTCCTTATCTGTATTTACCTCCTCCTGAATACCACACCATGGACCATCATCGCCGGCTTACTCCTGATCATGGGGGGCGTGCCCCTCTACCTGATCTTCAGAAAAGAGAATCTGAATTAG